Part of the Actinomycetota bacterium genome, TGCACGCCGGGTGGGAGAAGGTCACCGGCACGGGCGGCGGGACCTTCTCGTGGCACTGGGCCTACACCTCGGACTCCTGGCTGAGGTCCTCGGCCGGGCTGAAGGGGTTCGCCGGGTTCGCGCTGCAGGGCGCGGGCACCGAGCACGCGGCCGTGAACTACGGCTGGTACGCATCGTTCCTGCGCTACTTGGAGCACAGCGGCGGATGGATGGCCCCGGTGATCGCGATCGGTGAGGTCGCCATCGGCGTCGGGCTCATCATCGGAGCCCTGACCGGCATCGCGGCCTTCTTCGGCGGCATGCTGAGCGTCTCGTTCGGCCTCGCCGGGGTCGCCGGGGTCAACCCCCTGTTCCTGGTGGTCGAGATGTTCCTGGTCCTTGCCTGGCGGAACGCCGGCTACTATGGCGTGGACCGCTACCTGCTCCCGGCCATCGGGACGCCGTGGCACCGGGGCAAGGTCTTCCAGCACGGTCGGGTGCCGGTCACGGCCTGACCCGAAGCACAGCAGTCGAGAGCCCGAGGAGGGGGCCGTCTGG contains:
- a CDS encoding DoxX family membrane protein; amino-acid sequence: MNQTATFEEPKFARFLFASPAGAWIWLVARVWLGYQWLHAGWEKVTGTGGGTFSWHWAYTSDSWLRSSAGLKGFAGFALQGAGTEHAAVNYGWYASFLRYLEHSGGWMAPVIAIGEVAIGVGLIIGALTGIAAFFGGMLSVSFGLAGVAGVNPLFLVVEMFLVLAWRNAGYYGVDRYLLPAIGTPWHRGKVFQHGRVPVTA